From a single Pelodiscus sinensis isolate JC-2024 chromosome 4, ASM4963464v1, whole genome shotgun sequence genomic region:
- the LOC102456503 gene encoding olfactory receptor 5J3-like — MTEGNHSMVTQFILLGLTDRQELQMPLFALLLVSYVLTLVGNLGMIVLIKVDPQLHTPMYFFLSNLSIVDLCYSSVFTPRMLGSLLAGSKSISYSACLAQHFSFVVLVTTEGFLLAAMAYDRYVAICHPLHYATVMSKKVCVLLVTSSYAGGLVNSLTHTGGLLQLWFCGPNTIDHYFCDTNPLLKLACSEKHVQEMLLVTFSGVIALSTLLTVVISYLCILLSILRIRSAEGRRKALSTCASHLTVVTMFYGPVSLSHIQPGASYSLAQEKVSSVFYTLVVPMLNPLIYSLRNKLVKDALSRVLDWKCIPS, encoded by the coding sequence ATGACCGAGGGCAACCACAGCATGGTGACCCAGTTCATCCTCCTGGGACTCACGGATCGGCAGGAGCTGCAGATGCCCCTTTTCGCGTTGCTCCTGGTGTCCTATGTTCTGACGCTGGTGGGGAATCTTGGGATGATTGTGCTGATCAAGGTGGACCCCCAACTCCatacccccatgtacttcttcctgagTAACCTCTCCATCGTTGATCTCTGCTACTCCTCGGTCTTCACGCCCAGGATGCTGGGGAGCCTCCTAGCGGGGAGTAAAAGCATTTCTTACTCGGCCTGCCTCGCCCAACACTTCTCTTTCGTCGTGTTGGTCACCACCGAAGGGTTCCTGCTGGCCGCCATGGCGTACGACCGCTACGTAGCCATCTGTCACCCCCTGCATTATGCTACTGTCATGTCTAAGAAAGTCTGTGTTCTTCTAGTGACCAGCTCCTACGCAGGGGGGCTCGTGAATTCACTGACGCACACCGGCGGCTTGCTGCAGCTGTGGTTCTGCGGGCCCAACACCATCGACCATTACTTTTGCGACACGAACCCCTTGCTGAAGCTGGCCTGCTCTGAGAAGCACGTGCAGGAGATGCTGCTGGTAACGTTCTCTGGGGTGATTGCCTTATCCACCCTCCTGACTGTCGTCATCTCTTATCTGTGCATCCTCCTCTCTATCCTGAGGATCCGCTCCGCCGAGGGCAGGCGCAAAGCCCTCTCCACCTGCGCCTCCCACCTGACCGTCGTCACCATGTTCTATGGGCCCGTGAGCTTAAGCCACATACAGCCCGGTGCCAGCTACTCCCTGGCGCAGGAGAAAGTCTCTTCCGTGTTTTATACTCTGGTGGTCCCCATGCTGAACCCCctgatctacagcctgaggaacaagttGGTTAAAGATGCGCTGAGCAGGGTGCTAGACTGGAAATGCATCCCCAGCTAA